Proteins co-encoded in one Pyxidicoccus xibeiensis genomic window:
- a CDS encoding FMN-dependent NADH-azoreductase: MTRILHLDSSARAGGSEQHRHGSHTRRLSARFVARWREARPGDTVVYRDVGQAPPSPVTGRWIQSAFTATGKREPWMNDVLAESDALVDELLGADLIVAGVPMYNFNVPAQFKAYIDNIIRVGRTFGFDRSRTGEPYWPLLAEARKKLVILSSRGDFGYGRGERLEAQNHVEPSIRTAFGYMGITDMESVAVEYDEFGDERLKASLALAEARVDALVDRLLLEWSPRELGPEPDEGAGAAHATRGTVHMG, translated from the coding sequence ATGACCCGAATCCTTCACCTCGACTCGAGCGCCCGCGCGGGCGGCTCGGAGCAACACCGTCACGGCTCACACACGCGCCGCCTGTCGGCCCGCTTCGTCGCTCGGTGGCGGGAGGCCCGCCCTGGGGACACCGTCGTGTACCGCGACGTCGGGCAGGCTCCGCCTTCACCGGTGACGGGACGCTGGATTCAGTCGGCCTTCACGGCGACCGGGAAGCGCGAGCCCTGGATGAACGACGTACTCGCGGAGAGCGATGCGCTGGTGGACGAGCTGCTCGGCGCGGACCTCATCGTGGCCGGCGTGCCCATGTACAACTTCAACGTGCCGGCGCAGTTCAAGGCGTACATCGACAACATCATCCGCGTGGGAAGGACCTTCGGGTTCGACCGCTCGCGGACCGGAGAGCCGTACTGGCCGCTGCTGGCGGAGGCGCGCAAGAAGCTCGTCATCCTGAGCTCCCGCGGAGACTTCGGCTATGGACGGGGCGAGCGGCTGGAGGCCCAGAACCACGTCGAGCCAAGCATCCGCACCGCCTTCGGCTACATGGGCATCACCGACATGGAGTCCGTGGCGGTGGAGTACGACGAGTTTGGAGACGAGCGGCTGAAGGCGTCGCTGGCGCTCGCGGAGGCGCGGGTCGATGCCCTCGTGGACCGGCTGCTGCTCGAGTGGAGCCCGCGCGAGCTCGGGCCGGAGCCGGATGAAGGTGCCGGAGCTGCGCACGCCACGCGCGGAACCGTTCACATGGGCTGA